One Gopherus evgoodei ecotype Sinaloan lineage chromosome 1, rGopEvg1_v1.p, whole genome shotgun sequence genomic window, TCGGCTGCGCGGAAGCCCAAGACACAGGACTGGTGGGCCTCCCGCAGCCATGCCACTGAATCTGCATGACCAGTGGACCACCCACAGGAGCGCCGCTGAAGGCCCAtgatttataatataacccagagCAGCCcctgtttataatataacccagatTATGAGCTTTCAAACTACGGCGGTGAGAAACTGTGCATATTCTCTTCCACACTAAGGGAAGAGGCAGATTtcgtataattttgggtttgttCTCCAAAGGAGAGTGGACATCTGGGTGCTGTGACAAATCCCTTAAACAGAATCTTTCAAGAACTGACCTCAGTGTCTATAACTGAAGCCAGGGGTGGCCCTGCCTGTAAACTCTGCTAGAAGAAGCTTTagtgcctggctcagcaagacatggCTAAAGGGCGTCCCAGGCTAGTAGAAGACTCTGACTCAGTGGTGTCCCAGAACACCAGGTGACATCCCAGGGTGTCCAGCCCATCACAGCAAGGTctctcaaaccactggaaaactgtCTGCAAGGAAAGCAGAAAACTGCATCTGCCTGCTCACTGTACTCTGAGAATGAAAATCTCTTGTCATATTCCAATGTAAATGAGCAAGATTGAGACACAACTTTGCTTATTCTAATCTCCCTAGTTCACTTTCTCTCCTTCTTTGGACTTTACGTCAATTAATCATCTCTGCCATTTGCACGCCTCTGCTCTTTGTTTGATGGCTCCTACACCAGCTGTGGGACTCCTGCGGCTGCTGTGCCTGCTGGCGCTCGAGAAAGGGGCTGGAACACAGGAGGCGAGGAGGCCAGGGAAGGTGGTAGGGGCCACCGGAACAGATGGAACTTTGcttcgatctgccagagtgcgcagttcccccccgccaccccggagcactgctttactgcattagatctgaatttgtgttatatcgggtttcATTATATCGGGGTAAAAGTGTATAATCCCATAATAAAATGTATAGGAAAGAAGGTTATATAGGATACCAGGCTGTGGAAAACCATCTTGTGCAGTAATGTTACATTCACTTTACACAGAAAGTGCACTCCCCAAAGCTACATATTTTAGCTTTTATCATTTATATGAAGTTTTGTCCCAGATGCCTAAAATTAGTGGGGAACTCTGCCCATAAGGCCAGTTTGCTAGCTTGCTatcagttttttttattgtttttttttaattggtttaattgattattttattttcttgggtTTTGTTTATGCTGAATTCCAGTATATGCTATTCAAAACAATAATTATTTGTAATATTTGGCTATATTGCAAGGGACCTACAGGTCTGTATCCTGTATGATTCGCTAGCACAAGTTAGTATGACTGTTTGGAAAatttggcatagataaatggcATATCAGTTCCCCCATCTGAGGGTAAGGAACTAAATAGCAAGCCAGACAAAGAACTGTATATGTttactgcaggggttctcaaactgggggtcaggaccccacaggaggttattacatgggggatcacaactgtcagcctccaccccaaacctcactttgcctctagcatttataattgtgttaaatatttttggaagtttaTAAGGGGGTGTCTCAATCGGAGGCTTGCTTGTgcaagaggtcaccagtacaacagtttgaaaaccactggtttgcTGAATGTATCTAACTTGCTAAGTAAATTTTAGCTTGTTCTTTCACTATGTTAATTTCTGAACCTACCCTATGTTCATTGCCATTCACTATGGGAATCTTTTCcctttgactgtttctcatcagatcctacttGTACTTTACCATCATCcagccttccttccttcctaggaTGTAGGGAATCTCCATTAACAGATGTATGGTTCTCTCTCCTTGAAACTGACCAGGAACAATTAACATCTCTTTGTCAAGGTTTTACATAAAATAGCCCCAAAATTTCACTCTGTgaaacactttctgaaaaatccTGACAAgacagagcactggcctgggctccagcaagaaAGCAAAGCTGAAGTGCAGGACATGGGGGTAATGCAAGAGAGTTATATAGACTATTGTCTCAGAATCCCCCATCCAATAGTCTCTGTGTCCTCCTGAGATGGGATGTGGATCATCCATGTGTTATGAAAAATCACCCAGCTCTGTTCTTCCAATGCAGGATCCACCTCAGAAGCTTAAAGTCTCTGCTAGAATCTGAGAGCTTTGGTACTttcccaagtctctgtgatgctttAACGGGTGTTTCTTTACTTGTGAGGAGTAAAATAGGGACCAGATGTTTGGGCACGCTCCACAGCAGCTCTGCCTAAACTACACAAGGTGAATTGCCCATGCTGGTCATCAGTGACATGCCTGGCTGCCTCCTTCATGAACCCGCTCCAGCCCCATGTATTCTACAGATGAATGCTTTGTTGCTAGCAGGGTTTTAGGTATGATGTGGAAATGAGGATTCCCCCAATTCCAGCCTGCCGCAGCCCCTTTTGGAACAGTTTCCTCCGCCGGCTCAGCATGTGTGCAGCTGCTGCATGGGGGAATTGTGGGTTTGGCTGGGGTTTATTGTTAGGTTTCCAGTGCTGGGGACAACACACCCGGGTGCACAGGTGGCAGCTGGGGAGGGATTTGACGTCTTGTTGAGGTTCTGATGCTTCGATGAGGTTCTGAGCCAGGCTCACCCTGGACACTGATTCCAAGGGCTGAAGACTAAAATTTCAGCTGAGCCCATTTGATGTGCCTCAATGAGTTGGACCAGTTCTCTGCCAGTTACACATTGTGCACTGTTTgcagatgtttggctgtgtgtgtatgttcttGCTGTGTGCTGATCTGACTCTGGCCACATAGCCCCTACAGCCAGCGCCGACTGATCTTCCCAATAAATCCACGGACTCAGTTCGTAGAGAAGGGATTTGGTCAGGTTTATTGACAATGAAGTGTGGTCCTAATGCCCTGCTCAGCTGTTACAGATACACTAATACGTGTAGGCCTGTTGCAATGGACGAGCTCAgttagtggcaggactttccactatCACCTACACCAGAGAAAGACACGTCCTctgagatacatttttatacaccaATTTGAACAAGTCCCATATTGCTCCTGGTGTATCAGGATGGCACCATTTGAAGTATTAGGGTGTCTACCATTGACGTATCCAGGGACTGCACAGTACCTTGGACATCTCCATCCATTATGCTGTTATCCCTGACCTTTTCTTTAAGATGGATCAGCGTGTTCCTATGCTCATTGTGGAGTGTGTTTGCTGTAGAGGTGTTCTAGTGccacctttctggaatgtgtttgtgtcTATATTCTTAAACCTAACACTACTTAGCagtgtgtgtttctgcaatatcagctctGTTCTTGATAGATTCTgtgagcctgcctcttgctcacacttaactttgctttatagctGCAAAGTTTTGATTATTTTAGCCCAGGACTCTGCTGCAAGGCACCACAATGCcagctatcatttaaaaaaagaaaaacctctaAAGTTTTTAGAGATTCTATTTGCAAAGGAATTTCTCCTATCATGAGCTAAGTACAACAGTTGCAGCATTTTACCTTGATTGACCAGCACCTATCACACATACCAAATACACTTTCCACTATTCGTATCATTTCTGCCTTTGGCCTTCGGTCGTTTGCAGACAGCCTGTGAGGATTGCTGTGCCCCTGTACATCCTATCAGGGTGTTGCCACAGAAGCCCAGCAAAGACAATTGAAAGAGTAACCATGTGAGCTATTTCACTGCTAAAgatggctggggggtgggggagtgagaggGAGTTTGTATAATGAAGATATCCACAAGATACTGTGAGTGGCACCCACGGGTACAGAAGGCCAGAAGAACCTACAGATTTTAGGTGGCAgggcccttcttcccagcatctgCCCTCACACTGTGTTCAAGTCCCGTCCCCACCCCTGAGTCAGACCTTGAAGGCCCTTCTGTCAGGTGACATCTCCCTTTGCTGGGCCCTCATCCCATGGCCCTACCttactctccccagctgctctgctctgcctcagctctGCAGTGCTGCAGGATCTGGCTGGGGTTGCCAGATTTCCACTGCATTAGAAGCCCAAAGTCATTTAACAACTCACCTGAAAGTAGCCCCATCGCTTTCttcaaagaaagatttttttattaacaAATTTGTCTATACATAAAATAACAGATGAAAGCTTTTGTTACACACCTActacagatttaattttaaaaaaacaaaaaagctacgAGCCACAACAGGCTTTTGTTCACATTAGCAACACACTTGTGAGATGACAATCAAATTCTAAATACTGGTACCTGTATCCCGACTCAGGGTTGGCAGGTGTTTCAATCAAAACATGGcgttaaaaaaagccccaaagtAGCCCAAaacatttataatgaaaaaaCAACTTTAGCATTATTATAGTATTTACTTCTAATAGCATTCAGTGATGGTAGTCAGTGTCCACATATCGTGTTGAGTTAGTTTGCTACAGTCAGCCTTTATTTGGTTTATCCTCCAGGGTTCTTTAAGGATTGGacgggaaaaaaaatcaggtaaatTTCGCTCATCATAACTCTATACAAATGATAGTTTCTTAAAGTTATCGTCCCCTTTCTCAAACTGCAGCTTCTGTTCATCTAACTGATGAAGAACCGTGTTCACGCAAGGACTAATGGAGATCCACTTTGCATCAGAAAACTGCAGTAGCAGCTGAGTTGGTAATGTAAGAGTTACAGAAAAGCCATGTGGAAGGGGGATAGGACATGGGGGCTGATGGATCATGCTGAAAGAAGTCAGGCGATGGTCGGAGAGAGGGAACTCAGAAATGGAGAGAGCAGTGCTGGATGATGAAGTGATGAGAGATTAGGTATGAGGAGCTTCTCAGACTGTGAACCCCACACAATGCTGAGTTCAGTCAAACTGGGACAGAGCACCCTTGATTATCAAGGACATAGCCATTCCCCCTCTCATAACACAGGCTAAATTCAATGTCCCCAGTGATCACATTGTGCAGGTGTATTTTCCCACTTTGTCACGAAGCTCTTTGGTTTTGACCCCATAAATAATAGGGTTGAGCATGGGGGGGATGAGGAAATAGAGGTCAGCCAAGAGGATGTGAACATGGGGAGCAATGCCCTGGCCGAACCGATGTATGAGAGGGGAGAAGAAGCCAGAAGTATAATACGTAATCATCACACAGATGTGGGCTGTGCAGGTATTGAGGGCTTTCTGGTGGGCTTTTTTGGAGGATATTCTGAGGAGGGCCCTGATGATTAGACCATAGGACAGGGCAATGAACATCAGGTCTAACCTAACAATTACAAACACTATCGCTAAGCCATACATCCTGTTGATTGTAATATCTCCACATGATATCTTCGCCACAGCTATAGGTtcgcagtgtgtgtgggggataaCACGGTTGGAACAGAATGACAATGTGTTCACGAGAAGGGGTATAggcagaatgaagagaacagctTTGATCACACCTAGAAACCCTAGCTTAGCTATTCGTCCTTTGGTGAGGATGGTGGCATATCTCAGAGGGTCACATATGGCAATGTAGCGATCAAAGGCCATTGTCACGAGGATGGTTGAGTGCATAACAGCAACTGTGTgaaggaagaacatctgggtAAGGCAGCCCCTCATAGTAATGCCtttcaaattgaaccaaaatatacacagtgcctTTGGCATGACAGAAGTAGGTGTGGCGATATCTGTGAgtgccagcatgcagagcagcaggtacatTGGCTTGTGCAGGGTCTGCTCTTTGCCTACAACAAACAGAACCATGAAATTTCCCAACAGGCCGATAATGTAGAACATAGcgaaagggatggaaatccagatgtgggcagcttccaggccagggatgcccattaagatgaatgttgaAGGGTCAGAGAGGGTAAGGTTGAAAGCTGCCATGAAGTTCTCAATGTGTTGCTTGAGCTCAGAAATGTTCAATGTGCCTGTGAAGAGAGTGAAGCACAGCAAGGGGGATTACACACTTTATAGCAAATAATaaattgaaatataaaatatttactatatTAACAGTCTAGAAAGGGGTCGAGAAGTAGATGGGAACATTTATAGAGATTATTTCAATTGTAGTCAAGCCCAGAGAAGTCCTCAGAGGGAGCTAATCAAGCCAGGTGAATGGGCAACATGTTGGCAGATAAATGTTGATGTTAATAACTGCAGTGTTTATGCCAATGTTTTTGCCTAACACCTCACAAGATTCTAATTTAACTGTATGAGCTCATGACAGGGATCTGGGCGTCACGGTACACAGCTCAGTGAAACCCTGCTCACTGTGCAAGCATGGACAGAAACTCAGAAAACACTGAGCTCTAGGAGGAGTGGGATGGGAAATCATACAGCAAATACAGTGTCACGAGATCAGTCAGTCAATGCTTCACCCTCCTGTGGTCTCCTCTGTGTAGTACTGGGCACCCTTGTCACCCAGGATATTGCAGAACTAAAGGGATTCAGGGAAGGGCAGTAAGAATGATCAAGGGCCTTGTGAAACTGATATGGAGAGAGGTTGAAAAGACTGGGGTTGTTGCCTTTACAAAGGAGACGAATAAGAAGGAACACAAGAAAAGTCTGTAAAATACTGACTGTTAGAGGGAGATTGAGACTGTGTTCTCCATATCTCGTAACACAAGATCAAGTGGTCGTTCAGTTACACTGAAACATGGCAAAATCAGAACAGATAAATAAAGAATGCTTGCGTCACTCAATGCCTGAAGAGACTGAGGAATTCCTTACCACAAGTGGAAGTTAAGATCACGAGATAAGCAAGAATCCGGAAGGATTTGGACATTTACATGGATAGTGAGTATCCAGTTACATTACTTACAGCTAAATACATATTTTGGAAAGCCTCTACGCCCATGTGTTTCAGGGCACAAGCCAATCTCTAGCGGTTAGGTGTTAGGGTGACGCCTCATGATGGTCAAGTCACCGTCCCCATCCGCTGCTACTGGGTTTCTTAcaccttctgcagcagctggggctgtcaCCGTCAGAGAGAGGAAAATGGACTAGATCTACCATAGTTCTGACCCCCAAGGCCATTCCTATGTTGGAAAGGAGCCAAGTGTCTGCTATGGAAACAGACATTATCATGCTGGGCTATCACTTTGTGCTCAACAGAGCTCAACGCCTCTTTGGTCTGTGCATTAGGAAGGATGTGAACTCTATATTTTGCCTGGTTTCAGGACTCCGTACCACTGTGCTATAGAGACAGCATATCTCACTGTCACACTCTCTTCCTCCCACTCCATCAGGCGCACACATACCGACAGACTGCCTTCCTGGACCTCCCTCGGTGACATTCCCAGCACTGCCTTGTTTCCTCTCAGCCAGAAAAATGCTTCTATTTTTACACCCATTTGGTGCTTCTTGTCCTCTCCAAAACCAGAGATGCAGGAGCACGGAGAGAGCAGATCTCTCTTTATCCCTGAAAATATTGTTTATCCTAATTGGTTTGAACCTCTAAGCCTGTGAGTTTGAGATTTTAGCAACTCTCTTGTCCTGTCAGTTCTTCTTTTGTCCAAATGAGTTCACTCATCCTTAGAAGCCATGGGACgactccagttgaagtcactgAAAGCTTATGATTAGTGTAAACAGATCATTTATTTACGTTCCTAGATGTGGATTTAGGGTGATctcaatggagccaagatttctcCCTTTAATCTATTTAACTTTTGGCTC contains:
- the LOC115648041 gene encoding olfactory receptor 52K2-like, whose product is MAAFNLTLSDPSTFILMGIPGLEAAHIWISIPFAMFYIIGLLGNFMVLFVVGKEQTLHKPMYLLLCMLALTDIATPTSVMPKALCIFWFNLKGITMRGCLTQMFFLHTVAVMHSTILVTMAFDRYIAICDPLRYATILTKGRIAKLGFLGVIKAVLFILPIPLLVNTLSFCSNRVIPHTHCEPIAVAKISCGDITINRMYGLAIVFVIVRLDLMFIALSYGLIIRALLRISSKKAHQKALNTCTAHICVMITYYTSGFFSPLIHRFGQGIAPHVHILLADLYFLIPPMLNPIIYGVKTKELRDKVGKYTCTM